The following are from one region of the Angustibacter sp. Root456 genome:
- the nuoL gene encoding NADH-quinone oxidoreductase subunit L: protein MTTTSLLAAEGTSQVAAASGVFSLTWLLIGLPLLGAVVLLFGGRRTDRFGHLLGTAASWAAFVVAALLFFAMVGKGSGERAVGQHLFTWVPAGSFKVDAGLLLDPLSMAFVLLVTFVGSLIHVYSIAYMEHDADRRRFFGYLNLFVASMLLLVLADSYLLLYVGWEGVGLASYLLIGFWYQNSAYAAAGKKAFVANRVGDFGLSVAIMIMFVQFGGVDFRSVFAGASGASEGALTAIGLMLLLGACGKSAQFPLQSWLGDAMAGPTPVSALIHAATMVTAGVYLVVRSHPIFDLAPTAQLVVVIVGAITLLFGAIVGCAKDDIKKALAASTMSQIGYMMLAAGLGPIGYAFAIFHLLTHGFFKAGMFLGAGSVMHGMNDRVDMRRFGGLSGVMKITWITFGLGWLAILGVPPFAGFWSKDKIIEAAFIGEGWRPWVFGLAALIGAGITAFYMSRLFFMTFQGKRRWEDDVHPHESPLLMTVPMMVLAVGSAFLGLILGPTNLITNWLAPVVGEHAEGEPVIAVPVLMVLTLLLVVIGIALAWMQYWRAQVPLVAPTGSLLTRAARRDLLQDDVNEAVLMRPGQHLTRSLVFVDNKGVDGAVGGFAALIGGTSARLRRWQNGFVRSYALSMLAGVVVVLAALAVIR from the coding sequence ATGACCACCACATCGCTCCTCGCGGCCGAGGGCACGTCGCAGGTCGCCGCAGCGTCGGGCGTCTTCTCCCTGACCTGGCTGCTGATCGGGCTGCCGCTGCTCGGCGCCGTGGTGCTGCTCTTCGGCGGCCGGCGCACCGACCGCTTCGGCCACCTGCTCGGCACCGCCGCCTCGTGGGCCGCGTTCGTCGTCGCGGCGCTGCTGTTCTTCGCCATGGTCGGCAAGGGCTCCGGCGAGCGCGCGGTGGGTCAGCACCTGTTCACCTGGGTGCCCGCGGGGTCGTTCAAGGTCGACGCCGGGCTGCTTCTCGACCCGCTGTCGATGGCCTTCGTCCTGCTCGTGACGTTCGTCGGCTCGCTGATCCACGTGTACTCGATCGCGTACATGGAGCACGACGCCGACCGGCGGCGCTTCTTCGGCTACCTCAACCTCTTCGTGGCCTCGATGCTGCTGCTGGTGCTGGCTGACAGCTACCTGCTGCTGTACGTCGGCTGGGAGGGCGTCGGCCTGGCGTCGTACCTGCTCATCGGCTTCTGGTACCAGAACTCCGCGTACGCGGCCGCCGGCAAGAAGGCGTTCGTGGCCAACCGGGTCGGCGACTTCGGCCTGTCCGTCGCGATCATGATCATGTTCGTGCAGTTCGGCGGGGTCGACTTCCGCTCGGTGTTCGCGGGCGCGAGCGGCGCGTCCGAGGGTGCGCTCACCGCCATCGGCCTGATGCTGCTGCTCGGAGCGTGCGGCAAGTCGGCGCAGTTCCCCTTGCAGTCCTGGCTCGGTGACGCCATGGCCGGCCCGACGCCGGTCTCGGCGCTCATCCACGCGGCCACGATGGTCACCGCCGGCGTCTACCTCGTCGTGCGCTCGCACCCGATCTTCGACCTCGCGCCCACCGCGCAGCTGGTGGTCGTCATCGTGGGCGCGATCACGCTGCTGTTCGGTGCGATCGTCGGCTGCGCGAAGGACGACATCAAGAAGGCTCTCGCCGCCTCCACCATGAGCCAGATCGGCTACATGATGCTGGCTGCCGGCCTCGGCCCGATCGGCTACGCGTTCGCGATCTTCCACCTGCTCACGCACGGCTTCTTCAAGGCCGGCATGTTCCTCGGGGCCGGGTCGGTCATGCACGGTATGAACGACCGCGTCGACATGCGCCGGTTCGGCGGCCTGTCCGGCGTCATGAAGATCACCTGGATCACCTTCGGGCTCGGGTGGCTCGCGATCCTGGGCGTCCCGCCGTTCGCCGGCTTCTGGAGCAAGGACAAGATCATCGAGGCCGCGTTCATCGGCGAGGGCTGGCGGCCGTGGGTCTTCGGCCTGGCCGCGCTCATCGGCGCCGGGATCACGGCGTTCTACATGTCGCGCCTGTTCTTCATGACCTTCCAGGGCAAGCGGCGGTGGGAGGACGACGTCCACCCGCACGAGTCCCCGCTGCTCATGACCGTGCCCATGATGGTGCTGGCGGTCGGCTCGGCCTTCCTCGGCCTGATCCTGGGTCCGACGAACCTCATCACCAACTGGCTGGCGCCGGTCGTCGGCGAGCACGCCGAGGGCGAGCCGGTGATCGCCGTCCCGGTGCTCATGGTGCTCACCCTGCTGCTCGTGGTGATCGGCATCGCGCTGGCCTGGATGCAGTACTGGCGCGCCCAGGTGCCCCTCGTGGCGCCGACCGGCTCGCTGCTCACCCGCGCGGCCCGCCGCGACCTGCTGCAGGACGACGTCAACGAGGCCGTGCTCATGCGCCCGGGCCAGCACCTGACCCGCTCGCTGGTGTTCGTCGACAACAAGGGCGTCGACGGCGCCGTGGGCGGCTTCGCCGCACTCATCGGCGGGACGTCGGCCCGGCTGCGTCGCTGGCAGAACGGCTTCGTGCGCTCGTACGCCCTCAGCATGCTGGCCGGCGTCGTCGTCGTGCTGGCCGCGCTGGCGGTGATCCGGTGA
- the nuoK gene encoding NADH-quinone oxidoreductase subunit NuoK, producing MNLTNYVYLASILFAIGAVTVLLRRNAIVVFMGVELMLNATNLLFVTFARMQGSLDGQVVALFVMLVAAAEVVVGLAIILSIFRARRSASVDDANLLKL from the coding sequence ATGAACCTGACCAACTACGTGTACCTGGCGTCGATCCTGTTCGCGATCGGTGCGGTCACGGTGCTGCTGCGGCGCAACGCGATCGTGGTGTTCATGGGCGTCGAGCTCATGCTCAACGCGACCAACCTGCTGTTCGTGACCTTCGCCCGCATGCAGGGCAGCCTCGACGGTCAGGTGGTGGCGCTGTTCGTGATGCTCGTCGCGGCCGCCGAGGTCGTCGTCGGGCTCGCGATCATCCTGAGCATCTTCCGCGCCCGCCGCTCGGCCTCGGTCGACGACGCCAACCTGCTCAAGCTCTGA
- a CDS encoding NADH-quinone oxidoreductase subunit J, whose protein sequence is MNAIVLPAQLLAAGDPSPGSAETVMFWILGPIMVLAALGLVFARKAVHAALGMAVVMVSLGAIYLAQDADFLGVIQVFVYTGAVMMLFLFVLMLVGVDSSDSMIETITGQRWVGLLLAIGLGVLLIAGVGSATFGQPLGLADANADGNVNGIANLIFGKYVWAFEVTSALLITAAMGSMVLAHRERLGIKRTQRVQAEERFRTGRMPAGLPAPGVFARHNAVDTPALLPDGTPSELSVSRVLRIRQQVRPADDFDRDVPAIEQDVEEGGRR, encoded by the coding sequence ATGAACGCCATCGTCCTGCCGGCCCAGCTGCTCGCGGCCGGTGACCCGTCGCCTGGCTCGGCCGAGACGGTGATGTTCTGGATCCTCGGGCCGATCATGGTGCTCGCCGCGCTCGGTCTGGTCTTCGCGCGCAAGGCGGTGCACGCGGCGCTCGGCATGGCGGTGGTCATGGTGAGCCTCGGGGCGATCTACCTGGCTCAGGACGCCGACTTCCTCGGCGTCATCCAGGTGTTCGTCTACACCGGTGCCGTGATGATGCTGTTCCTGTTCGTGCTGATGCTGGTGGGCGTCGACTCCTCGGACTCGATGATCGAGACGATCACCGGCCAGCGCTGGGTGGGCCTGCTGCTCGCGATCGGACTCGGCGTGCTGCTCATCGCCGGCGTCGGCTCCGCGACCTTCGGTCAGCCGCTCGGCCTCGCCGACGCGAACGCGGACGGCAACGTCAACGGCATCGCCAACCTCATCTTCGGCAAGTACGTGTGGGCCTTCGAGGTCACCAGCGCCCTGCTGATCACCGCCGCCATGGGCTCGATGGTGCTGGCGCACCGTGAGCGGCTCGGCATCAAGCGCACCCAGCGCGTGCAGGCCGAGGAGCGGTTCCGCACCGGCAGGATGCCGGCGGGCCTGCCGGCCCCGGGCGTCTTCGCCCGCCACAACGCCGTCGACACCCCGGCCCTGCTGCCCGACGGCACGCCGAGCGAGCTGTCGGTGTCGCGGGTGCTGCGCATCCGCCAGCAGGTGCGCCCTGCCGACGACTTCGACCGTGACGTCCCGGCCATCGAGCAGGACGTCGAGGAGGGGGGCCGGCGATGA
- the nuoI gene encoding NADH-quinone oxidoreductase subunit NuoI: MADGSLRPAGDSTPAQGGRGHAEPREPRKSDKKRLLATLAPQVAGFGVAFSTMFKKVATEEYPEKPRGTEPRYHGRHQLNRHPDGLEKCIGCELCAWACPADAIYVEGADNTEDARYSPGERYGRVYQINYLRCIFCGLCIEACPTRALTMTNEYELADDARGKLIFEKDQLLAPLRAGMLAPPHPMPEGANDKSYYRGEVDKATPEQQAWVEERAGQLGDESASALGPQTQGTALAEEARR; the protein is encoded by the coding sequence GTGGCTGACGGATCACTGCGTCCGGCCGGCGACTCGACGCCGGCGCAGGGCGGGCGAGGCCATGCCGAGCCCCGCGAGCCCCGCAAGAGCGACAAGAAGCGGCTGCTGGCCACGCTGGCGCCCCAGGTCGCGGGCTTCGGCGTCGCCTTCTCGACGATGTTCAAGAAGGTCGCTACCGAGGAGTACCCCGAGAAGCCGCGCGGCACCGAGCCGCGGTACCACGGCCGGCACCAGCTCAACCGTCACCCCGACGGTCTGGAGAAGTGCATCGGCTGCGAGCTGTGCGCCTGGGCCTGCCCGGCTGACGCCATCTACGTCGAGGGCGCCGACAACACCGAGGACGCGCGCTACTCCCCGGGTGAGCGCTACGGCCGCGTCTACCAGATCAACTACCTGCGCTGCATCTTCTGTGGGCTGTGCATCGAGGCGTGCCCCACGCGCGCGCTCACGATGACCAACGAGTACGAGCTCGCCGACGACGCCCGCGGCAAGCTCATCTTCGAGAAGGACCAGCTGCTCGCGCCGCTGCGCGCCGGCATGCTCGCCCCGCCCCACCCCATGCCCGAGGGCGCGAACGACAAGAGCTACTACCGCGGTGAGGTCGACAAGGCCACGCCCGAGCAGCAGGCGTGGGTCGAGGAGCGCGCCGGTCAGCTCGGCGACGAGTCGGCCTCGGCCCTCGGCCCGCAGACGCAGGGCACGGCACTGGCCGAGGAGGCCCGTCGATGA